The Klebsiella quasivariicola region GGCTTCATACGGATTGGTTGTTCCGTCATCAGTTTTTGGCAACAGATCGCCCCATTTCTTATAGCCAAGAAACGTGGAGGTTTTTTCCAGAATGTTTCTTAAAAAATTAAAGTGATACTTGCTCAACTGACCACTCTCGATGGCTTTTTCGAGTTCTGATTTCAAATAAAGATGATATGAGAATGGCGAATCATTGGATTGCTGGACTAATTGAAATGTGCCGTCCTCAAGCCGGGCCATCCGATACTTATCAAGCCATTTTTTCTTGTAACCACCGTCATCACTGTTGAGCTCATTATGCAGAACGTTATAAAAAAGCGGATTGTGCGTTGTGATGATGAATTTAACATCAGAATTGTTTGACTTGATCAGTTGGGCCAAATCTACGGCCAATTCAATCAAATGGTTCTCATCCAGTGAACTTACTGGGTCATCAATAAATACATATTCCAACTGATCAAAAACGTTGGTTTCACGATCAGAGGGTTCAGCAACATTGAGAATGTCAATCACCAGCTCGATCAGCGTATAGAAAATACTCCAGATGAAATTGCTTTCCTCACCCTTAGATATTTTCAGATTTCCGGATTGCTCATCATCACCGCGCTCAAGGGAAAAAGTCACTTCTGAGAAAGCCTTTACAGTGATCTCTTTGTCGTCCTTGCCTTTGACTTTATATTCTTCATTGAATTTTGGTGTTAGCTTCTCATTGGAGTAACGCTGAAAATTGGTAATGATGTTTCGATCTTGCCCTTGATCTTCCAACACCCAGTCGGTAAATGAATTGGGCTGGATTCTGAGCTTGGGATCGGCATCTTGCTCCAGATCGTTGTCCCAATAGAACAAATCTTCGGTAAAAGCGTTGTAATACAGGATCTTGTTGCGAGATATCTCTGGTTGTTTTGCTGCATCGTCGCCTTCGATTTCATCGTTTTTTGGCGTGATCAGTTTCTTAAATTCTCGCGACAGGCGCGTCTTCCCCGTGCCATTAAAGGCATAGATCAGCTGTACTTTTTTATTGGCCTCTTTAAGCTGCTGGGCGATTTCTGCTAGCGTCTTGCTCATATCAGGCCACTACCTCTTCAGGCTTGGGAAAGCTCAACAGCAAATCGCGGTAATACTCATATTGTTTTTGACGCAATGCAATTTCGCGGGGTAAGCCTTCGCTGATGGAATTGGTTAGGGTATCGAATTTGTCCAGGATGGCAACGATGCGGGCCTGTTCTGCAAGCGATTTTTCAAGGTCATTTGGATACGGAACAGGAATGGCGATTTTAGCAAACCCATTGATCAATAATGTATTGACCTTGGTTCTGGCCACGTACTTTGCTTTCTCGGCAATGAAAGATGCCGTTTGCATACAATAGGAAACAAACTTCGGGTTCATTGAATGTCGGAAAGCATAACAGTGATCGTGAATAGCCACTTTTTCATCTCCAAGCCAGGCCACGGCTTTACCAACATCCTCGACGGTTTCTCCGACATCAGTTATCACTACGTCTCCTGGTTCCGCATAACGAAGTGATTTGGCCATATCATTTCTGATCTGAGAAATTACATGAGTTGTAAAGACACCGTATCGAGTGTATATCTCACCGTAGTGGATAGCACCAATGCCATCTTCAACATAATCAGCTTTAGTAAAGCGCTTACCTCGAATAAACTCGCCAATCTCCCCCAAAGCTTTCCACTCAACGTCTCCTTCCTCAAAACCCAACAACTGGTCGCGATAGTAGTTGTATTGTTTTTTACGGGCTGTAAGCTCGGCTGTAAGCTCGGCTGTAAGTGCTGTAAATGTATCCAAAACACGGATGATTTCAGCTTGAATTTGAAGCGGGGGAACGGGAATCGGCAGGACTTCCATTTCGCTTTTACGGATAGATGGAACAGCTCCAGAATCGTGTGCTAGCGAACTCAGATTGATTGTTTGCATCCAGAAAAAAAGAAATCGAGGACTAATTTCTTCTCCCGGAATTAGTCCCATAACATTGTTATCATATGCGGATGGTACTGATAATAGACGCTTCTTATTTGTAGCAACCGCTGCACCAATTTTAGGAAAAATAACACTCCCTGCAGGAGCAAGCTTAATACC contains the following coding sequences:
- a CDS encoding AAA family ATPase, with product MSKTLAEIAQQLKEANKKVQLIYAFNGTGKTRLSREFKKLITPKNDEIEGDDAAKQPEISRNKILYYNAFTEDLFYWDNDLEQDADPKLRIQPNSFTDWVLEDQGQDRNIITNFQRYSNEKLTPKFNEEYKVKGKDDKEITVKAFSEVTFSLERGDDEQSGNLKISKGEESNFIWSIFYTLIELVIDILNVAEPSDRETNVFDQLEYVFIDDPVSSLDENHLIELAVDLAQLIKSNNSDVKFIITTHNPLFYNVLHNELNSDDGGYKKKWLDKYRMARLEDGTFQLVQQSNDSPFSYHLYLKSELEKAIESGQLSKYHFNFLRNILEKTSTFLGYKKWGDLLPKTDDGTTNPYEARIINISSHSKHAGEEVADLTEDDKRVLRYLVNEINTMYRFQQAEN